From one Triticum aestivum cultivar Chinese Spring chromosome 4B, IWGSC CS RefSeq v2.1, whole genome shotgun sequence genomic stretch:
- the LOC123095048 gene encoding protein EARLY RESPONSIVE TO DEHYDRATION 15, whose protein sequence is MSAMVASSLNPEAPLFIPAAFQQVEDFSPQWWDLVKSTAWFRDHWYHQHQQLDDMADSLIAFEAEDAIDDDLLHGFAVEASQPQPPAALKTDGVLKALSLASPSPKVGDALRVSSEKPRYTEKPTK, encoded by the exons ATGAGCGCCATGGTCGCGTCGTCGCTCAACCCTGAGGCCCCGCTCTTCATCCCGGCAGCGTTCCAGCAGGTGGAGGACTTCTCGCCGCAGTGGTGGGACCTCGTCAAGTCCACCGCCTGGTTTCGCGACCACTGGTACCACCAGCACCAGCAGCTCGACGATATGGCCGATTCCCTCATCGCCTTCGAGGCCGAGGACGCCATCGACGACGACCTCTTGCACGGCTTCGCCGTCGAGGCTTCGCAGCCGCAGCCGCCAGCGGCACTCAAGACTG ACGGGGTGCTCAAGGCGCTGAGCCTGGCATCCCCAAGCCCAAAGGTCGGCGACGCCCTGCGTGTCTCCTCGGAGAAGCCTAGGTACACCGAGAAGCCCACCAAGTAG